A region of the Leptospira broomii serovar Hurstbridge str. 5399 genome:
AACTGACCTAAGAAATCTCTTTCCACATCACACTTTTCTACAATACACTGCGACCCCCCAGGCAAACTTATTTATTAATATTTTAGATAGGTTATCGCCAAATTTTATAAAGCTGCTTACTCCAGGAGATAATTATACAGGCGGGCAAGTTTTCTTTGGAGAAAATTCGAATCTAATAATTGAAATTCCTCCAACGGATCTTTCAACTCCAGGAAATACCTTACATGAACCACCTGAAAGTTTGATCAGAGCACTTCAATTCTTCTATTTAGGGGTTGTAGCAGGAGAAATAAAAGAAGATCAAAATAATCGCTCAATGCTTATTCATCCATCTCGACTTCAGGCTGATCACGCAACATTTTACGATTGGGTATGCGGAATTAAGGAAAGTTGGGCTCGACTATTGTCGAGTGATGCAACTGATGAAAAGAATGCCTTGCTAGCGGAATTTCAAGTAGCCTACAATGATCTTCAATTGACGGTTCACGATTTTCCGTCTTTTGAAGATTTATCTGGAATTCACCTCGTAAATGCAATTCAATATACGCCAATTGTAGAGGTAAATACTAGGGAGAAGTCTACTCCGCCTATTACTTGGAGCAGTTCATATTCATGGATATTAATTGGGGGGCAATCAATGGACAGAGGATTTACTGTTGAAGGTCTTACTGTAACGTATATGCCACGAAATATTGGAGTGGGGAATGTTGATACTGTTCAACAAAGGGCTCGGTTTTTCGGATATAAAAAGGAGTATTTAGGTTATTGCCGTGTATTTATAGATCAGGTAACGATTGATGCCTATAATCATATCATTGATCATGAGGAGGACGTAAGGGAACAATTATCTGAGTATAATATAAGCAATAAGCATTTAAACGAATGGGATCGGCGGGTCGTTTTGGATAGTATGTTGAATTTGACAAGATCAAATATACTATATGACCCTCTTGAGCGTGATAGATTTGGAAATGAATGGTTTAGGATTAAAGCTCCACATGATACTGAAAGTCTAATCGAATCAAATCGTGAGGTTTTGTTTGAATACCTGCAGTTAAAGAAAGAATTTTTCACAGAAGATCTCGGTCACATAAAAAGGACAGAAGAGCAACGACATTTGGCTGCGAAGATTCGTATTACAGATTGTTTGGAAAATCTATTAACAAAGATGAAGTTTACTAGAGAGTCAGACTCAACAACCTATTCAAGTTTACGTGGTATTATTAAACGGTATCTAAATTATCATCCACAGGATGACTGCATGATCTATCTAATGAGCGCTCAACAGATTGATCACTGGGAAGGGAGAACTCGTAGATTAGATAAAAATGATGAAATTCAACAGTTATTTCAAGGTAAAAACCCAAGATCTGGGGAAATTATTTAT
Encoded here:
- a CDS encoding Z1 domain-containing protein — protein: MTERIEVRKEDCNVIWNPYTGEETLELLRSKGFINSTKVLSNTGQRILDETHRIMQACGNPENQTNVNTGLVIGYVQSGKTLSFTTLTALARDNNYQIVIILGGAKINLLEQSTIRLKNDLKINERFGLRQKWLQITNPENNDHSSSIANSLDQWRNPSFPNDRCKTVLITVMKNGNRLQNLITLLSQINLDQVPTIIIDDESDQASLNTKARRAAREGLDLDELTEREVSTIYRRITDLRNLFPHHTFLQYTATPQANLFINILDRLSPNFIKLLTPGDNYTGGQVFFGENSNLIIEIPPTDLSTPGNTLHEPPESLIRALQFFYLGVVAGEIKEDQNNRSMLIHPSRLQADHATFYDWVCGIKESWARLLSSDATDEKNALLAEFQVAYNDLQLTVHDFPSFEDLSGIHLVNAIQYTPIVEVNTREKSTPPITWSSSYSWILIGGQSMDRGFTVEGLTVTYMPRNIGVGNVDTVQQRARFFGYKKEYLGYCRVFIDQVTIDAYNHIIDHEEDVREQLSEYNISNKHLNEWDRRVVLDSMLNLTRSNILYDPLERDRFGNEWFRIKAPHDTESLIESNREVLFEYLQLKKEFFTEDLGHIKRTEEQRHLAAKIRITDCLENLLTKMKFTRESDSTTYSSLRGIIKRYLNYHPQDDCMIYLMSAQQIDHWEGRTRRLDKNDEIQQLFQGKNPRSGEIIYPGDAEIKNANLLSIQIHLLNFRDTSLLQVPTLAIWIPEHIGVDLVRQA